The following are encoded in a window of Paludisphaera rhizosphaerae genomic DNA:
- the map gene encoding type I methionyl aminopeptidase, whose protein sequence is MSSHRVPGRRPSLSSFLSGALKRPEGVAASKPGSPPAPGRRQPTIQLKSPREIALMREAGRLVATAHAEVAKLIKPGVTTAELDAAAAAVFRDAGATPLFLGYPCSTKGKPAFPAVICSSVNEQVVHGIPNRRPLREGDVVAVDTGCRFNGWCGDAAVTLAVGAVAPEVQKLLDVTRETLALAIRAMGRCRYWSEVASLMEQYVKSQGFSVIENFVGHGIGKEMHEEPQVPNFVSKALRKHDIRLEPGVVLAVEPMVAMGTNDVRTLEDGWTVETKDRRPSAHFEHTIAMTPDGPEILTLP, encoded by the coding sequence GTGTCATCCCACCGAGTCCCGGGCCGCCGCCCCTCGCTGTCGTCGTTCCTCTCCGGGGCGCTCAAACGCCCCGAGGGAGTCGCCGCGTCGAAGCCTGGTTCGCCGCCGGCTCCGGGTCGTCGGCAGCCGACGATTCAGCTCAAGAGCCCTCGCGAGATCGCTCTGATGCGTGAGGCCGGCCGGCTGGTGGCCACCGCGCATGCCGAGGTCGCCAAGCTGATCAAGCCGGGCGTCACGACGGCCGAACTGGACGCCGCCGCCGCTGCCGTCTTCCGCGACGCAGGGGCGACGCCTCTGTTCCTCGGCTACCCCTGCTCCACCAAGGGGAAGCCCGCCTTCCCCGCCGTGATCTGCTCAAGCGTCAACGAGCAGGTCGTCCACGGGATCCCCAACCGTCGCCCTCTCCGTGAGGGGGACGTCGTGGCCGTCGACACTGGCTGCCGATTCAACGGCTGGTGCGGCGACGCCGCCGTCACGCTGGCTGTCGGCGCAGTCGCTCCCGAGGTTCAAAAGCTCCTGGACGTAACCCGCGAGACTCTCGCGCTGGCCATCCGCGCGATGGGGCGATGCCGGTACTGGTCCGAGGTCGCCTCCTTGATGGAGCAGTATGTTAAATCCCAGGGGTTCTCGGTGATCGAGAACTTCGTCGGTCACGGCATCGGCAAGGAGATGCACGAGGAGCCGCAGGTTCCTAACTTCGTCAGCAAGGCGCTCCGAAAGCACGACATCCGGCTCGAACCGGGCGTCGTCCTGGCCGTCGAGCCCATGGTTGCGATGGGAACGAACGACGTCCGAACCCTCGAAGACGGTTGGACCGTGGAAACCAAGGACCGCCGCCCGAGCGCCCACTTTGAACACACGATCGCGATGACCCCCGACGGCCCCGAAATCCTCACTCTCCCCTGA
- a CDS encoding HIT family protein, with the protein MSRDPHCIFCKIVHGDIPSVSVLETDQAIAIMDVNPVVKGHILIIPRDHHSQVRDLPEELAAHLGSLVPRLTRAVVAAVGAEGSNLIINSGQVAGQTVDHCHWHIIPRFSDDPVDWPWPHEEYSGDEKAQMAFRITRELNGPAD; encoded by the coding sequence ATGAGCCGCGACCCTCATTGCATCTTCTGCAAGATCGTCCACGGTGACATCCCATCCGTCTCGGTTCTGGAGACAGACCAGGCGATCGCCATCATGGACGTCAATCCGGTCGTCAAGGGACACATCCTCATCATTCCTCGCGACCATCACTCCCAGGTCCGCGATCTTCCCGAGGAACTCGCCGCCCATCTTGGGTCGCTGGTCCCACGACTCACCCGAGCCGTGGTCGCCGCTGTTGGAGCGGAAGGCTCGAACCTGATCATCAACAGTGGTCAGGTCGCCGGCCAGACGGTCGATCACTGCCACTGGCACATCATCCCGCGGTTCTCCGACGACCCCGTTGACTGGCCCTGGCCGCACGAGGAGTATTCGGGGGACGAGAAGGCCCAGATGGCCTTTCGGATCACGCGCGAGCTAAACGGCCCCGCCGACTGA
- a CDS encoding DNA-directed RNA polymerase subunit alpha, whose amino-acid sequence MRIRWRGLELPSRVVCNRDSLSENFGEFHVEPFERGFGHTVGNSLRRILLSSLEGSAVTKIKIQGVQHEFSSIPGMVDDITDLVLNTKLLVVKNHSEQPRTIRIDRDRRGVVTAADILHDESIEIINPDHILCTLTDDVPFHLEMTVENGRGYRTAAEGHTDDLEIGVIPIDASFSPVQRVEYHVENTRVGQRTNYDKLILRIWTTGVLNPEMALVEAAKILRKHLNPFVQYNEPGPGLPSDAGPYDGNAYAPLDAELERKLDMSLAELELSVRATNCLESEGITTVRHLVSRSEDQLLNVRNFGETTLKEVRAKLHEIGLDLGMSVPPKS is encoded by the coding sequence ATGCGTATCCGTTGGCGCGGCCTCGAATTGCCCAGTCGCGTCGTCTGCAACCGCGACAGCCTTTCCGAGAATTTCGGAGAGTTCCACGTCGAGCCGTTCGAACGCGGCTTCGGCCATACCGTGGGCAACAGCCTGCGCCGTATTCTCCTCTCCAGCCTGGAGGGGAGCGCGGTCACCAAGATCAAGATTCAGGGCGTCCAGCACGAGTTCTCGTCGATCCCCGGCATGGTCGACGACATCACCGATCTGGTGCTCAACACCAAGCTGCTGGTGGTCAAGAACCACTCCGAGCAGCCCCGCACGATCCGCATCGACCGCGACCGCCGCGGCGTCGTCACCGCCGCGGACATCCTCCACGACGAGTCGATCGAGATCATCAATCCCGACCACATCCTCTGCACGCTCACCGACGACGTTCCTTTCCACCTGGAAATGACCGTCGAGAACGGCCGAGGATACCGGACCGCCGCCGAAGGCCACACCGACGACCTGGAGATCGGCGTCATCCCCATCGACGCCAGCTTCAGCCCGGTTCAGCGCGTGGAATACCACGTCGAGAACACCCGCGTCGGTCAGCGGACCAACTACGACAAGCTCATCCTCCGGATCTGGACCACCGGCGTCCTCAACCCGGAAATGGCGCTCGTCGAGGCCGCCAAGATCCTTCGCAAGCACCTGAACCCGTTCGTCCAGTACAACGAGCCGGGCCCCGGCCTCCCCAGCGACGCCGGTCCGTACGACGGCAACGCGTACGCTCCGCTCGACGCCGAACTCGAGCGCAAGCTCGACATGAGCCTCGCCGAGCTGGAGTTGTCCGTCCGGGCCACCAACTGCCTGGAAAGCGAAGGAATCACGACCGTTCGGCATCTGGTCAGCCGCAGCGAGGACCAGCTCCTGAACGTCCGAAACTTCGGTGAGACGACCCTCAAGGAGGTCAGGGCCAAGCTCCACGAGATCGGCCTCGACCTGGGCATGTCCGTCCCCCCCAAGAGTTGA
- the rplQ gene encoding 50S ribosomal protein L17, with the protein MRHKKAGRKFKRTPEHRRMLLRNLATALLEHGKITTTVPKAKELQPYVEKLITLAKEGFKLDPFRRSLAVLNNKDVAYKLFHEIGPRFASRPGGYTRIYKLAKVRQGDAAEMAVIMLLGENETIKTPSRPAVEAPAS; encoded by the coding sequence ATGCGTCACAAGAAAGCCGGCCGCAAGTTCAAGCGTACCCCCGAACACCGCCGCATGCTCCTGCGCAACCTGGCCACGGCGCTGCTGGAGCACGGCAAGATCACCACGACGGTTCCCAAGGCCAAGGAACTGCAGCCTTACGTCGAGAAGCTGATCACCCTCGCCAAGGAGGGCTTCAAGCTCGACCCGTTCCGTCGCAGCCTGGCCGTCCTGAACAACAAGGACGTGGCCTACAAGCTGTTCCACGAGATCGGCCCCCGGTTCGCCAGCCGTCCCGGCGGTTACACCCGCATCTACAAGCTCGCCAAGGTCCGCCAGGGTGACGCCGCCGAGATGGCCGTCATCATGCTCCTCGGCGAGAACGAGACCATCAAGACCCCCAGCCGTCCGGCCGTCGAGGCTCCCGCCTCCTGA
- a CDS encoding type Z 30S ribosomal protein S14, whose translation MSTKAQKIKSETPRKFAVQHRNRCRLCGRPRAYYRKFGICRICFRNLASRGLIPGVKKASW comes from the coding sequence ATGTCGACCAAGGCCCAGAAGATCAAGTCCGAGACGCCCCGCAAGTTCGCCGTTCAGCACCGGAACCGGTGCCGGCTCTGCGGCCGCCCCCGCGCCTACTATCGGAAGTTCGGCATCTGCCGGATCTGCTTCCGGAATCTGGCCAGCCGGGGCCTGATCCCGGGCGTCAAGAAGGCGAGCTGGTAA
- the rplR gene encoding 50S ribosomal protein L18: MDTANHHLLVQTRRVRRQRRIRKRLSGTPERPRLAVFRSSKHIYAQVIDDAAGKTLASASTVDPEVKAEVKYGGNKAAASVVGRLVADRAKKAGVEKVCFDRRSYKYHGRVEALAAAAREGGLQF; encoded by the coding sequence GTGGACACCGCCAACCACCACCTGCTGGTCCAGACGCGTCGCGTCCGCCGCCAGCGCCGGATCCGCAAGCGGCTCAGCGGGACGCCCGAGCGTCCCCGTCTGGCCGTCTTCCGCAGCTCGAAGCACATCTACGCCCAGGTCATCGACGACGCGGCCGGGAAGACCCTGGCGTCGGCGAGCACCGTCGACCCCGAGGTCAAGGCCGAGGTCAAGTACGGCGGCAACAAGGCCGCTGCTTCCGTCGTCGGCCGGCTTGTCGCCGATCGGGCCAAGAAGGCCGGCGTCGAGAAGGTCTGCTTCGACCGCCGCAGCTACAAGTATCACGGCCGCGTCGAAGCCCTGGCCGCCGCCGCCCGCGAGGGCGGGCTCCAGTTCTGA
- the rpsD gene encoding 30S ribosomal protein S4 has product MGRYTGPVCRLCRREGTNLYLKGARCYGNKCAIVRRDGVPGMHQFRRGKASEYAIRLREKQKVKRFYGIFERQFRKYYAEANRKTGNTGDALMSLLERRLDNVVARLQFACSRPQARQFIRHGHILVNGKKVDIPSYLVKPGDQISVKNREHSRNLALENQQADFLPPVPDWLDRISSDPPEGRVSRLPSVQDVALPVTPQLIVELLSR; this is encoded by the coding sequence ATGGGACGATATACAGGACCAGTCTGCCGGCTCTGCCGCCGCGAGGGCACCAACCTCTACCTGAAGGGGGCGCGGTGCTACGGCAACAAGTGCGCCATCGTGCGTCGGGACGGCGTCCCGGGCATGCACCAGTTCCGCCGCGGCAAGGCGAGCGAGTACGCCATCCGTCTGCGTGAGAAGCAGAAGGTCAAGCGCTTCTACGGCATCTTCGAGCGTCAGTTCCGCAAGTACTACGCCGAAGCCAACCGCAAGACGGGCAACACCGGCGACGCCCTGATGTCGCTCCTGGAGCGTCGGCTCGACAACGTCGTGGCCCGGCTCCAGTTCGCCTGCTCGCGGCCCCAGGCTCGCCAGTTCATCCGCCACGGCCACATCCTGGTCAACGGCAAGAAGGTGGACATCCCGAGCTACCTGGTCAAGCCTGGCGACCAGATCTCCGTCAAGAACCGCGAGCACTCGAGGAATCTGGCCCTGGAGAACCAGCAGGCCGACTTCCTGCCCCCGGTCCCCGATTGGCTCGACCGGATCAGCTCCGACCCCCCCGAGGGACGCGTCAGCCGCCTGCCGTCCGTCCAGGACGTCGCGCTGCCCGTCACTCCGCAGTTGATCGTCGAGTTGTTGAGCCGCTGA
- the rpsH gene encoding 30S ribosomal protein S8, which produces MMTDPIADMLTRIRNAVRIERTNLDMPASNMRRGIAQVLKDEGYIWDFEEIDTVPARTLRLHMKYGPNGERLITKIDRISKPGRRVYRGYKELKPVLGGMGIQILSTPRGIVSDRKARTEKVGGEVLAMIY; this is translated from the coding sequence ATGATGACCGACCCGATCGCAGATATGCTGACCCGGATCCGCAACGCCGTCCGGATCGAGCGCACCAACCTGGACATGCCCGCGTCGAACATGCGGCGGGGGATCGCCCAGGTGCTCAAGGACGAAGGCTACATCTGGGACTTCGAGGAGATCGACACCGTCCCGGCCCGCACGCTCCGGCTGCACATGAAGTACGGCCCTAACGGCGAGCGGCTGATCACCAAGATCGACCGTATCAGCAAGCCCGGCCGTCGGGTCTACCGCGGCTACAAGGAGCTGAAGCCGGTGCTGGGCGGGATGGGCATCCAGATCCTCAGCACTCCCCGCGGCATCGTCAGCGACCGCAAGGCCCGCACCGAGAAGGTGGGCGGCGAAGTGCTGGCGATGATTTATTGA
- the rpsM gene encoding 30S ribosomal protein S13 produces MPRILGVDIPNDKRTVISLRYIYGIGPFLAAELCERAGIDPEKRARDLSEDDLAKLANLLDNEYTVEGQLRRQVQQNIGRLREIGCYRGLRHRKGLPVRGQRTRTNARTRKGPRKTVAGKKGVKEMR; encoded by the coding sequence ATGCCTCGTATCCTGGGCGTGGACATCCCCAACGACAAGCGGACGGTGATCTCGCTGCGCTACATCTACGGGATCGGCCCGTTCCTGGCGGCGGAGCTTTGCGAGCGCGCCGGGATCGATCCCGAGAAGCGGGCCCGCGACCTGTCCGAAGACGATCTGGCAAAGCTCGCCAACCTGCTCGACAACGAGTACACGGTGGAAGGCCAGCTCCGCCGGCAGGTCCAGCAGAACATCGGCCGGCTCCGCGAGATCGGCTGCTATCGCGGTCTGCGGCACCGCAAGGGCCTGCCCGTCCGCGGTCAGCGAACCCGGACCAACGCCCGCACCCGGAAGGGACCGCGTAAGACGGTCGCCGGCAAGAAGGGCGTCAAGGAGATGCGCTGA
- the rplF gene encoding 50S ribosomal protein L6, with the protein MSRIGRKPVVVPANVKVAIADSTVNVEGPKGKLSYAHRPEVSVTFDEAKKELVVARRDDERVSRALHGLTRSLVANMVEGVTTGYTKKLEIVGVGYQAQLKKANTVALQVGYANQHVLEAPAGVSVTVPDATHITVTGADKQAVGQFAAEIRRVRPPEPYKGKGIRYEGEVVRRKAGKAFGSK; encoded by the coding sequence ATGTCCCGTATCGGTCGCAAACCGGTCGTCGTACCGGCCAACGTGAAGGTCGCGATCGCCGACTCGACGGTCAACGTCGAGGGGCCCAAGGGGAAGCTGAGCTACGCCCACCGTCCCGAGGTCAGCGTGACCTTCGACGAGGCGAAGAAGGAATTGGTCGTCGCCCGCCGCGACGACGAGCGCGTGAGCCGGGCCCTCCACGGCCTGACCCGCAGCCTCGTCGCCAACATGGTCGAGGGCGTGACGACCGGCTACACCAAGAAGCTGGAAATCGTCGGCGTCGGCTACCAGGCCCAGCTGAAGAAGGCCAACACCGTGGCCCTTCAGGTCGGCTACGCCAACCAGCACGTCCTGGAGGCCCCCGCCGGCGTGTCGGTGACGGTCCCCGACGCCACCCACATCACGGTGACCGGAGCGGACAAGCAGGCCGTCGGCCAGTTCGCCGCCGAGATCCGCCGCGTCCGTCCCCCCGAGCCTTACAAGGGCAAGGGCATCCGCTACGAGGGCGAGGTCGTCCGTCGCAAGGCCGGCAAGGCCTTCGGCTCGAAGTAA
- the rpsE gene encoding 30S ribosomal protein S5, whose protein sequence is MSTDSRGRDRDRDRGEWTESVVSIRRCAAVVKGGRRFSFNALVVVGNGRGQVSWGYGKANEVPPAVEKGVKDAHKQMKSVQLKGTTIPHAVVGRFGAASVLLMPASPGTGVIAGGAVRAVVEAAGIKDVLTKSFGSTNKLNLVKAAIQGLGQLRTKEEIARLRGVQI, encoded by the coding sequence GTGTCGACCGATAGCCGAGGCCGAGACCGCGACCGCGACCGCGGGGAATGGACGGAGAGCGTCGTCTCCATCCGCCGTTGCGCGGCCGTCGTGAAGGGGGGCCGCCGTTTCAGCTTCAACGCGCTCGTCGTGGTCGGCAACGGCCGCGGTCAGGTGAGCTGGGGCTACGGCAAGGCCAACGAAGTCCCCCCCGCCGTCGAGAAGGGCGTCAAGGACGCCCACAAGCAGATGAAGTCCGTCCAGCTCAAGGGGACGACCATCCCCCACGCCGTCGTCGGCCGGTTCGGCGCGGCGAGCGTCCTGCTCATGCCCGCCAGCCCGGGCACCGGCGTCATCGCCGGCGGCGCCGTCCGCGCCGTGGTTGAGGCCGCCGGCATCAAGGACGTCCTCACCAAGAGCTTCGGCTCCACCAACAAGCTGAACCTCGTGAAGGCCGCCATCCAGGGCCTCGGTCAGCTCCGCACGAAGGAAGAGATCGCCCGCCTCCGGGGAGTCCAGATCTAA
- a CDS encoding glycoside hydrolase family 5 protein, with the protein MTPRLSRFASLALVFLPAWAFAAEPPTRLATSARFDLSGDVPIDHGRVVSGDGSIERMNWVAADRSRFGYTSNFRIGRLGWKPLAVAFTPEASGTVTLTLMGPWEQAPGGGVYRQEVFWDDLRIEGGSTSADLGLESRTGWEGAGAIVTASLHPPVAPSAPTPPASPAPPASSGSHYACTWHDQPLAAKIAVKAGVPVTVRVQAMARTPQGFQDMKRLTGQDTPAHRSAKKFLRGANLGNGLEVPPGQNWAVKYTVDDVKKIKAEGFDHIRIPIGWHHYTGAGPDYKLSADIFKRVDYFLNAAHAEGLAALINIHHFDAFTSDPAGQTPKFLAIWRQVSEHYARHPATLAYELLNESKDKGTTEVINPIFAQAVKVIRKADPARAIVIGPGRWNSISELPALRLPDDDDNIIATVHSYDPFFFTHQGAPWTNRGDDGKQKGIQFPGPPSSPLVPDPSLKLTPGFQSWIHQYNTTPAGSNPSGPEVMDKAVAAVQEWSDYYGRPVYLGEFGAIMSADPKSRANYYREFRSRLEKAGVGWALWDWHAGFNYWDVEHDRPEPGLRDALFGRP; encoded by the coding sequence ATGACGCCTCGACTATCACGTTTCGCCTCGCTCGCGTTGGTATTCCTACCGGCCTGGGCTTTTGCCGCGGAGCCTCCGACGCGGCTGGCGACCTCGGCCCGGTTCGACCTCTCGGGCGACGTCCCGATCGATCACGGCCGCGTCGTCTCCGGCGACGGCTCGATCGAACGCATGAACTGGGTCGCAGCCGATCGCTCCCGTTTCGGCTACACATCGAACTTCCGCATCGGTCGACTGGGGTGGAAGCCGCTTGCCGTTGCGTTCACGCCAGAGGCTTCGGGGACCGTTACGCTAACCCTCATGGGTCCCTGGGAACAGGCTCCGGGCGGCGGCGTCTATCGCCAGGAAGTGTTCTGGGACGACCTCCGCATTGAGGGGGGCTCAACCTCGGCCGACCTGGGGCTGGAGTCTCGAACCGGTTGGGAGGGCGCGGGGGCGATCGTGACCGCCTCACTCCACCCGCCCGTCGCTCCCTCGGCTCCTACCCCACCGGCCTCCCCCGCTCCGCCGGCCTCCTCCGGTTCGCACTACGCTTGTACCTGGCACGACCAACCCCTCGCCGCGAAGATCGCCGTGAAGGCGGGCGTCCCGGTGACGGTCCGCGTCCAGGCGATGGCGCGGACGCCTCAGGGTTTTCAGGACATGAAGCGGCTGACCGGCCAGGACACGCCCGCTCATCGGTCGGCGAAGAAGTTCCTCCGCGGAGCCAACCTCGGCAACGGCCTGGAAGTCCCCCCGGGCCAGAACTGGGCCGTCAAATACACGGTCGACGACGTCAAGAAGATCAAGGCCGAGGGGTTCGACCACATCCGCATCCCCATCGGCTGGCACCACTACACGGGCGCTGGCCCCGACTACAAGCTCTCGGCCGACATCTTCAAGCGGGTTGATTACTTCCTGAACGCGGCTCACGCCGAGGGGCTCGCCGCGCTGATCAACATCCACCACTTCGACGCATTCACCAGCGATCCGGCCGGGCAGACCCCCAAATTCCTGGCGATCTGGCGGCAGGTCTCTGAACACTACGCGCGACACCCCGCCACGCTCGCCTATGAACTGCTCAACGAATCCAAGGACAAGGGAACGACCGAGGTCATCAACCCCATCTTCGCCCAGGCCGTGAAGGTGATCCGCAAGGCCGACCCAGCGCGGGCGATCGTGATCGGCCCGGGGCGTTGGAATTCGATCTCGGAACTCCCTGCCCTCCGACTTCCGGACGACGACGACAACATCATCGCCACTGTCCACTCCTACGACCCCTTCTTCTTCACACACCAGGGAGCCCCGTGGACCAACCGCGGCGACGACGGAAAGCAGAAGGGAATCCAGTTCCCCGGCCCGCCGTCGTCGCCTTTGGTTCCTGATCCCTCGTTGAAGTTGACGCCTGGATTCCAGTCATGGATCCATCAATACAACACCACGCCGGCAGGCTCCAATCCGTCGGGGCCTGAGGTGATGGACAAGGCCGTCGCAGCGGTCCAAGAGTGGTCCGACTACTACGGCAGGCCGGTCTACCTGGGGGAGTTCGGCGCGATCATGTCGGCCGATCCGAAGTCGAGGGCGAACTACTATCGTGAGTTCCGCAGCCGACTTGAGAAGGCCGGCGTCGGCTGGGCCCTCTGGGACTGGCACGCGGGCTTCAACTACTGGGACGTCGAGCACGACCGCCCCGAGCCAGGCTTACGGGACGCCCTGTTCGGACGACCCTGA
- the rpmJ gene encoding 50S ribosomal protein L36, with amino-acid sequence MKVRSSVKRICENCKIVRRAGKVLVICSNPRHKQRQG; translated from the coding sequence ATGAAAGTTCGATCGAGCGTCAAACGGATCTGCGAGAATTGCAAGATCGTCCGGCGTGCGGGCAAGGTCCTGGTGATCTGCTCCAACCCCCGGCACAAGCAGCGCCAGGGCTGA
- the rpsK gene encoding 30S ribosomal protein S11: protein MAKAKKRKTRRNVSRAVVHIKATFNNTTVTITDPNGDALCWASSGTVGFKGSRKSTPFAAQRAAETAAASATKFGVKEVEVKVKGPGSGRESAITAIQASGLSIKAIEDVTPLPHNGCRPPKKRRV, encoded by the coding sequence GTGGCCAAGGCCAAGAAGCGGAAGACGCGGCGCAACGTCAGTCGTGCGGTGGTGCACATCAAGGCGACGTTCAACAACACGACCGTGACCATCACCGATCCCAACGGCGACGCCCTCTGCTGGGCCTCGTCCGGGACGGTCGGCTTCAAGGGAAGCCGCAAGAGCACCCCGTTCGCCGCCCAGCGCGCCGCCGAGACGGCCGCCGCCTCGGCGACGAAGTTCGGCGTCAAGGAAGTCGAGGTCAAGGTCAAGGGACCCGGCTCCGGTCGCGAAAGCGCCATCACCGCCATCCAGGCTTCCGGCCTGTCGATCAAGGCCATTGAAGACGTCACCCCGCTGCCGCACAACGGCTGCCGCCCCCCGAAGAAGCGCCGCGTCTGA
- the rplO gene encoding 50S ribosomal protein L15, which translates to MQLHDISQGIERRKKRKRVGRGVGSGHGKTSSKGHKGHSSRQGFKIGALFEGGQITLARRVPKRGFFNGAFKKHYALINIGDLEVVFTEAGVVDEAALRAKKLVRGYAHTGIKVLGDGELTKALEVHATKFSESAAKKIAAAGGKAVEVPYIGKPQNDEAEAAS; encoded by the coding sequence ATGCAACTCCACGACATCAGCCAGGGTATCGAGCGCCGCAAGAAGCGCAAGCGCGTCGGTCGCGGCGTCGGCTCCGGCCACGGCAAGACCTCCAGCAAGGGCCACAAGGGCCACTCGTCGCGGCAGGGCTTCAAGATCGGCGCTCTCTTCGAGGGCGGCCAGATCACCCTCGCCCGCCGTGTCCCGAAGCGCGGCTTCTTCAACGGCGCCTTCAAGAAGCACTACGCCCTCATCAACATCGGCGACCTCGAAGTGGTCTTCACCGAGGCCGGCGTGGTCGACGAGGCCGCCCTCCGGGCCAAGAAGCTGGTCAGGGGCTACGCCCACACCGGCATCAAGGTGCTCGGCGACGGCGAGCTGACCAAGGCGCTGGAGGTCCACGCGACCAAGTTCAGCGAATCGGCCGCCAAGAAGATCGCCGCCGCCGGCGGCAAGGCCGTCGAGGTTCCCTACATCGGCAAGCCCCAGAACGACGAAGCCGAAGCCGCTTCCTGA
- the secY gene encoding preprotein translocase subunit SecY, with protein MDKLITIFKIPELRRKILFTALLLAIYRIGFYVPLPIVNQAQLRNWEEQLNTNAAGKIFGTVAMFGGTSIGMSTIFGLGIMPYISASIIFQLLGSVVPSLEAMMKEGESGRKRINEYTRYATVLLCAIQSAFWVQYMMSPQMNVVLPQYRDFWHGMVSVCIMTAGTIFLMWVGEQIDEYGIGNGISLLIMAGILSRMPVALQGLWQSASTRLTPEQGKLGIIQLALLAILFVAVVVGVIAITESQRRIPTQSAKHVRGRRVFGGTRQFLPLKVNQAGVMPIIFASSLLIFPSLIFNGLARATAGLRSETSWTIGSFFATLFQDMADAFQRQSYLYTVCNIIMIYFFCYFWTAITFNPKDMSENLKDYGSFIPGYRPGRRTAEYLEKVMLRITYVGAAFLSLVAVIPSLVQTWLGVDFTVAQFLGGTGLLIVVSVCLDLVQKIDSHLVMRNYTGLVNRK; from the coding sequence GTGGACAAGCTGATCACCATCTTCAAGATCCCCGAGCTTCGGCGTAAGATCCTGTTCACCGCCCTGCTGCTGGCCATCTACCGGATCGGGTTCTACGTCCCGCTGCCGATCGTCAACCAGGCCCAGCTTCGCAACTGGGAAGAGCAGCTCAACACCAACGCCGCCGGCAAGATCTTCGGCACCGTCGCCATGTTCGGCGGCACGTCGATCGGCATGAGCACGATCTTCGGCCTGGGGATCATGCCTTACATTTCGGCGTCCATCATCTTCCAGCTTCTCGGCAGCGTGGTTCCCTCGCTCGAAGCGATGATGAAGGAAGGGGAGAGCGGCCGGAAGCGGATCAACGAGTACACACGCTACGCGACCGTCTTGTTATGCGCGATTCAGAGCGCTTTCTGGGTCCAATACATGATGAGTCCCCAGATGAACGTGGTACTCCCCCAGTATCGCGACTTCTGGCACGGCATGGTTTCAGTCTGCATCATGACGGCCGGCACAATCTTCCTGATGTGGGTCGGCGAGCAGATCGACGAGTACGGCATCGGCAACGGCATCAGCCTCTTGATCATGGCGGGCATCCTCTCGCGGATGCCGGTGGCCTTGCAGGGGCTCTGGCAGAGCGCATCGACCCGGCTGACGCCCGAACAGGGCAAGTTGGGCATCATCCAGCTCGCCTTGCTGGCGATCCTCTTCGTCGCCGTCGTGGTCGGAGTCATAGCAATAACCGAGAGCCAGCGGCGGATCCCGACCCAGTCGGCCAAGCATGTTCGCGGCCGCAGGGTCTTCGGCGGGACGCGGCAGTTTCTGCCCCTGAAGGTGAACCAGGCCGGCGTCATGCCGATCATCTTCGCCTCCAGCCTGCTCATCTTCCCCTCGCTGATCTTCAACGGTCTGGCCCGAGCGACCGCCGGCCTCCGGTCGGAGACCTCGTGGACGATCGGCTCGTTCTTCGCGACCCTGTTCCAGGACATGGCCGACGCTTTCCAGCGTCAGAGCTACCTGTACACGGTCTGCAACATTATCATGATCTACTTCTTCTGCTACTTCTGGACGGCCATCACCTTCAACCCGAAGGACATGTCCGAGAACCTGAAGGACTACGGCAGCTTCATCCCGGGATACCGCCCCGGGCGGCGGACGGCCGAGTATCTGGAGAAGGTCATGCTGCGGATCACCTACGTCGGGGCGGCCTTCCTGTCGCTCGTGGCGGTGATTCCCTCGCTCGTGCAGACGTGGCTCGGGGTTGACTTCACCGTCGCCCAGTTCCTCGGCGGCACCGGCCTGCTGATCGTCGTCAGCGTCTGCCTTGACCTGGTGCAGAAGATCGACAGCCACCTCGTGATGCGAAACTACACGGGGCTGGTCAACCGCAAGTGA